One Anolis carolinensis isolate JA03-04 chromosome 4, rAnoCar3.1.pri, whole genome shotgun sequence DNA window includes the following coding sequences:
- the LOC100562503 gene encoding glycoprotein integral membrane protein 1-like: MLGGNGNIQEEQVVLNISYINDQVYVNDFPLRSGVSRLKCQTLILRSENSDSLSDEQQLGIVNVRIMVHEWPMASSSNLRLIVVQEEVTEIDGIQVQQDEVTEIDVLVKDVQVLRHTNYTIPLKESMLYSIPTDNDVLCILPNIAGKVDIESPLQTTSHYLLRQVETRIDEETVPGKLPETPLRAEPTSSYKVMCQWVEDLRKDLCGFWFKFFPVFFNFMGVVLVGVVGVFNPKSLKGFVSFM, translated from the coding sequence ATGTTGGGAGGCAATGGGAATATTCAGGAAGAACAGGTTGTCCTTAATATCAGCTATATTAATGATCAGGTGTATGTCAATGACTTTCCTCTGAGGAGTGGTGTTTCCCGACTAAAGTGTCAGACTTTAATATTGAGGAGTGAAAACTCTGACTCCTTATCAGACGAGCAGCAATTGGGAATAGTAAATGTCCGCATTATGGTCCATGAATGGCCAATGGCATCCAGCTCCAACTTGCGGTTGATTGTTGTTCAGGAGGAAGTGACCGAAATtgatggaattcaggttcagCAAGATGAAGTGACTGAAATAGACGTGTTGGTTAAAGATGTACAAGTCCTTAGGCATACAAATTACACTATTCCTCTGAAAGAAAGCATGCTGTATTCCATCCCCACAGACAACGATGTCTTATGTATACTTCCAAACATAGCAGGAAAAGTCGATATTGAAAGCCCTCTACAAACAACCAGCCACTACCTTCTCAGGCAAGTAGAAACTAGGATAGATGAAGAGACAGTGCCTGGAAAATTGCCAGAGACTCCTTTGAGAGCAGAGCCCACATCATCCTACAAGGTAATGTGCCAGTGGGTAGAAGACTTGAGGAAAGATCTATGCGGATTCTGGTTTAAGTTCTTTCCAGTGTTCTTTAACTTCATGGGTGTCGTTTTGGTTGGAGTTGTAGGTGTCTTTAATCCTAAAAGTCTTAAAGGTTTTGTGTCCTTCATGTGA